Genomic window (Zingiber officinale cultivar Zhangliang chromosome 2B, Zo_v1.1, whole genome shotgun sequence):
gttgttattggtgcctaacttaaacatattgccacacatcaaaaagggggagattgttggtgcaatcgacctaggttttgatgtgtgtgtcaaagagtttaagttaggctttcatatgtatttgatatgtgtttgagtcttgcaggactttgtggaacacatgagaacttggtgcggccaagtgtgagaagctcatccaagggctcagatcgttgagtcggtgaaggatggtgtggaagacatccgagggaccgcgcggacgaggagcaatggagtggagccgaaggaagtggacttcaaggcagtgtgaaggatggcacggagaggagccgcaggctcaggtgcatctgagggacgaaggccgaggaagaggacttcaaaggcgactccggaaaggatgagaggagtgaatgtctTGGGACGATCGGTCATGAGACCGATTGGTGATCGACTTCATAGAATGCGAAGCATTACATGCTTGTCGACTCTGAGGGACGATCATTGGTCCTAAGACCGATCGGGTACATATTCAGACTCTAAAGAGCCGTTGGTGTTGCCTAAcagctagcaccagtcgactggtgcatgcgGTCGACTGGTGTCgaggtttgagttgattggtgatcaactctttcctctgttaaggggagctttggggcattgaagggttaccgatactcattgtaaaccttctgaatcttgcccaaagcttccaagccaactcttccttctaaacctaagtttcatcttgtaaagaggaagagaactttgtgagaggtttgctccaccgagaaggagaagctttagccggagattgccggggactgatccaccaaaggatcaagggctcgtccacctcaaggacacgtagtggagtaggagcaagcaatctccgaaccacgttacatcgagcgtgttagcgtttgtattctcgtttgtgcttctttgtttttagtttctatatttccgcttgcgcaaactaacgtattgtagagaataAATCGATTTGgaggtggcctagctatccaaccccccttcaagccaaccaccgatcctccaacacatAGAACAATCATGGGTCCCCACGGAGTGTCCCATTAGTTAGGGGTGGTAGATTTACTACAATGGAGTATAGATCAATTCCCGACAGGCTGATGCACTCGGAGAAAAAACTTCTTCTACCTCCTATCTATTTAACAATCAGCTATAACTTGATGATAAATTATGAGAGATGCGGATGAACATAATTAACTTTTTACTATAATAGAGTAATCATGAGCGTGAAACTCTTGGAGGCTAAACTATTTGTCATCTCCTATTTGCCTTTTTATTGAGTCTATTAGAATCCTACTAAATCATACAGCTTAATCTTCCCATTGGGATCAAAACCATTTCATCATCCCATAAGAATATCCAAGAGTGTAATTGAGCGAGTCGAGTCGAGTCGAATTATTGAATGTtaatttgagtttgactcgtttataatcgaactgagctcgagctttatttaacgaatatattcatagtatacgagcttattcgaacttttattgagcctaaatgaacttaataaatataaattataaatttaaatattcattaaaaattaaattatatatttaaagaaaattataatattcttattaaaatttataattttattctaataaataaatttaatatatttgtctatatgttttataagtagagtgtaaaatttataaatttaatatcaaaactattatatttttttatttaaaagttgattcatgagttcAACGAACATATTCACgaactaacgagccgaatattgtgaagcttgagcttggcttgtttatcttaacaagtctcattaaatgagctcaaacgagcctttatcgaatcgagctttgaATAATTCATGAGCAATTTGGTTTATTTACATCCCTAAGAATATCACTCTGATCAGTTAGGCAAAAGAAAACCACTCTTATGTTATACAGAATGGGCCATGCAAAGTATGCAACCCTAAACAAATGGCCATCAAAATTCACAAGCAGCTACTTGAGAAGAGCGAAGATGAAGACAAAATTGCTCGTCGGAGTACTAACCTTGCATTACACCGAGATCGATCATGTCGAGGGAGAGCTAAGAGTGCCATTCGGGGCTTCTTAACCAGCCAGGAGAGGATccaccgggggggggggggggggcgttgGCGGTCGCCCCCCTTGCCGACGGTGGAACCCCTAGTATTATGGGGTAAGAGCTCTGGCGGCGGCGACGTTGGTGGCCACCCTCCTTGTCGATAGTGGAACCCCTAGTATTATGGGGTAAGAGctctggcggcggcggcggcggccaccCTCCTTGTCGACGGTGGAACTCCTAGTATTTGGGGTAAAAGCTCTGACCTCACAAGTCCACCAGCCAAAGCAACAGGCCACCTGCAGCAACATCAAGCCAAGGACGGGAATAAGAAGAACAACAACAACTGGAACAAAGGCCAAAGCGACCAAACACTCATCCAAGGCCTTCAACCACCAGCACAGCACGGCTGAATCCTTCAGCTCAGACGATGAAGACCTGGAAAGGGATGACTTTAACGatgaggatgaagatgatgaGCAGCTGGGCCTTGATCTATTGAAGAAGCTGAAGCTGCCCAATAATGCAGCGGGTGCCAAGAAAACTCTACACACTGGTGGGAATGGTAACAAAAGGCCTGGGGAAACTTATCCTAATCGACCTACTGGATCACAATACTCAAATGTGCCATAGGCCAAGGGATTAAATGTTGCACAACCAAACAACAAAATGGCTAATAATGGCCTCATGGACCTAGCAGCTCTGCAAGGACATTGGGGTTCCACCGGTAGAGATGGAGGATACTGTCCTTGTTTCGCGTATAAATCACCCTCTATTCTAGCATTCTCCTATTCATCCATTtctgcttttttttttcttttaaacgtGTTAAACGACGCGTCATTTGCTCGAAGCAGACGACACATCATTCCATGcattttttctcttttaaacACGTCGAATGACGCTGACACGTCGTCTTCTTTGAGCAAACGACGTGACACTTTTAAAAAAAACGAAACTTGTCAAAACACATCGTTTTAATTTTGACTAACAATCGGCGAGCCAAAAACAATTAACCCTAAAAACTAATTGAACTCGACATCTCACCCCTCTATGCTTGAATTCTTGGATCCGCCACTTCAACCAGCCACACTTCGCATTCGTCCCGGCTTCGGCAGATGCGTGACTTCTTGACCCatgatcctgtccggaatttAAGTCAGATTGACcatcgggtgaggtggatggaatgctgACCGAATCGCGATGTCCCGGAGGGGGTATgttgagatgacttctatgttgaccaagtcttcagaagtcctctgaTCAATGCTACCTatagccagcgaccgggtcgccccggttTCTTgtaccccgaggctcgaggcagatccgacgaatatataagtaacaggCTAATACTATAATAAACAAATGAAGGGAGAGTGAGTACGGTAACGTACGCTGGCCCAGGGGGACGTCCTCGGACGGGACActgctcgagttgtcgcgacccgaaAGAGTAGATGAATGTGTTGAATGATGAGCTGGATCTGACGATACGGAGTCAGACGTGGCACGGAACTGGAAGATGAGCTACAGGTCCGAAGATAATAATGACACGCAGGCCGAGATAAAACATCGACACACAGGCCGGGACAAAACATCGACACCCAGGTCGGGCTATAATGTTAGCACACAGGCCGGGATAAAACATCGGCACGCAGGACAAACTATAACGTCGGTACACAGGCTGGAATAAGATCTCGGCACGCAGACCGGGAAATAATAATACCAAGGAGGCTATACCTGAATCACACAATCCAGAACACAATCACGGCTCGAAGGCCGAAACACAACAATAGCTCGATGGTTGGAATAATGCCGAAGACGCTCGTCAACATGGGTCGGATACCAGATCGGCTTCGGAAATGTACTACAATGCAGATTGGAAGCCGTCTACGATGATGGGACTCGGTCGCGGATCGAAAATCGTCTGCGACGTTAGAGGCAGCTGTGAACGTTGGTCGATGATGGTGACAAGGGGCTGGCAAGCAACGAATTGTGCCCTCAACGCTGGAGAGGGGGGGCAGTGATCACGACGGTGATGGCTGGTCGCTACGATGAGGAAGAAAGTGGGGGCAGTGTCGATCCGGTGGCTGCgtcgcgaggaggagaaggatggtAGCATctcgaggagaaggaggatggcAGCGTcgcgaggagaaggagaggagcaaTGGCGAGCGTCGGCGAAGAGTGGAGCGTGAGGAGAGCCATGGCGGCGGAAGCAAAAGTGAACGAAAATCCTCCTCAGTGGCGAAGGCGAGAGAGCGTGAGAGAGGGGCGGTGTGCGTAAGCAGGGAGAAGAGGAGGTGGTTGTTACCGGAGGAAGGGGAAGGGAGCAGCTGGCGGCTGGCGTCGTTGTCGACGAGAAGCGTGAAAGGGAAGAAGGCTCCTTTTCTTTCTGTTGACGGCAGTGCAGAAAAATGAAGCAGCCCCCTGCTTGCGGTGTGAACAGTTTCCTAAAAAGGGGCGCTACAATGCACTTACAAAAAGGCTCCTCCTCCTTCCCCTAATTTCCTCTTTACCCTTCAGCTATCTCCGTattacaagcctccccttcaagtctagtcgaaggaggtgtaagtccgactgactagaccaagcccaaAATAGAATTGCTACCGAACGCGAATCAGATTACTGCGCTCGTCTTATCACGTCGAACGAGTAGCTGTGACAATGCCGAGCAAGTGACTCAAATAGTATCGAGCGAGCGACAAGAAATAATGTGAAGCGCACGTCGAGCAAGCGATCGATCAGATGCTGAGGGAGACCGAGTGATACCGAGAAAGTGTCGACTGAGCGATAGTAAACCACGACCAAGAAAATGTTAACCAAATCATCAGGAGAACGTCAATCGAGTATAGAGATGCTAGGCGAGCAGTCCTGAGCACACGACCGAGCGACAACAAACCACGACCAAGCGATCGaaaagtgtcgaccgagcgacaaTAAATCGCGACCGAGAAAATGTCATCCAAGCGACAGTAAATCGTGCCCAGGCAATAGAGAGACGGATCGACGAGTAAAGGCGTGAGCGCGACCAGGAAAGAGTGTTGACCGAGCGACAGTAATTCGCGACTAGGCAATAGAGAGACAGATCGACGAGTAAAGTCGTGAGCGCGACTGGGAAAGAGTGTCGACCGAGTGACAATAATTCGCGACCAGACAATAGAGAGACGGATCGACGAGAAAAAGCCGTGAGCACAACTGGGAAAGAGTGTCGACTGAGCGATAGTAATTCGCGACCGGGCAATCGAGAATAATCGACCAGGAAATGGTGAGAATGCCGAGTGGGTCCAAAGATGATGAATGAGCGGTGTCAAGCGTGCGACCAAAAAAATGTCAATCAAGTGTCAGTAATCATGACCGGGCGATCGGAAAAATATCGATCGAGCGATAAGGCGGCTGTCGAGCAGGTCGAAAGACGATGGGCAAGCGAAGCCGTGAGCACGATAGAAAAAATCTCAACCAAGCGACAGTAAATCACGACCAGGCCATCGAAAAATGTCAATCAAGAAATAGAGAGAATGCCTATAGGGCATAATAAGAATGGGTGAGCGATGTCGAGTGCCCAACTAAGAAAAACATTAAGCGATAGGCCGATCGGCATAAAATGAGTAGCCGAGTGGTACCAGTAAATGGTCGAACAAACGACCAAGCAACAACGATGAGCGAAACGTGAATGGTGAGTGTCAGACAGAGCGGCGAGTGGAGCGAGTATGATGAGTGTCGGACAGAGCGGCAAGTGAGcggtgagtgccgaccgagcaacagcgATGAGTGAAACACGAAtgatgagtgccgggcagagcggcgagtgaagcgAGTGTGATGAGTGACGGGGCAAAGCAGCGAGTGATCAGTGAGCGTCGACAGAGCAACGGCAGTGAGCGAAGCGCTAAGGATGAGTGTCGGGCAGTGCGGCGAGTAAAGTGAGTATGAGAAGTGTCAGGCAGAGCTGCGATTGAGCAATgaacgccgaccgagaggtcgttgggtgtgagagcatgctcacttataactcgcactcaggcgagagtctgggacaccaaccGGGCAAATCGTTggatgtgagagcatgctcacttataactcgcactgaggcgagagtctgggacattgaCCGGGCAGGTTGTtgtgcgtgagagcatgctcacttataactcgcactgaggcgaaagTCTGGGACACTGACCGGGCAGGTTGTtgtgcgtgagagcatgctcacttataactcacactaagatgagagtctgggacaccgaccgggtaggtcgttgggcgtgagagtatgttcacttataactcgcacttaggcgagagtctgggacaccgaccgagcaaatcgttgggcgtgagagtatgctcacttataactcgcactggggtgagaatctggaacaccgaccgggcagatcgttgggtgtgagagcatgctcacttataactcgcactaaagcgagagtctggaggcgtgagagcatgctcacttataacttgtactAAGacaagagtctggaagcgtgagaccaggctcacttataactcgcactgaggcgagagtctggaagcgtgagagtatgctcacttataacttacactaaggcgagagtttggaagcgtgagagcatgctcacttatatgttgaccaagtcttcagaagtcctctggtcaacgctacctgcaaccAACGATCGAgtcgccccggtctctggtaccccgaggctcgaggcagatccgACGAATATATAAGTAATAGGCTAATACTAGAATAAACAAATGAAGGGAGAGTGAGTAcggtaacgtaccctggcccagggggcgtcCTCAGAcgggacgctgctcgagttgtcgcgactCGGAAGAGTAGATGAATGCGTCGGACGatgagctggatctgacgacatGGAGTCGGACGTGGCACGGAACCGGAAGATGAGCTACAGGTCCGGAGATAATAATGGCACGCATGTCGAGATAAAACATTGACATGTAGGCCGAGACAAAACATCGGCACCCAGGCCGGACTATAACGTTGGCACATAGGCCGAGATAAaacatcggcacgcaggccgaacTATAATGTCGGCACATAGGCTGGAATAAGATCTCGGCACGCTGGTCGGGAAATAATAATACCAAGGAGGCTATGCTCGAATCACACAATCTGGAACACAATCGCGGCTCGAAGGCCGAAACACAACAATAGCTCGATGGCTGGAATAATACCGAAGACGCTCGTCAACATGGGTCGGATACCGGACAAGCTTCGGAAATGTACTACAATGCAGATCGGAAGTCGTCTACGATGATGGGACTCGACCACGGCTCGGAAACCGTCTGCGACGCTAGAGGCAGATGTGAACGCTGGTCGATGATGGTGACAAGGGGTTGGCTAGCAAAGAATTGCGCCCTCAACGCTGGAGAGGGCATGCAGTGATCGCGGCGATGATGGCTGGTCGCTACGACGAGGAAGAAAGTGGAGGTGGTGTCGATCTGGTGGTTGCgtcgcgaggaggagaaggaggatggcAGCATCGCGAGGAGGAGGGGAGCAGTGGCGATCGTCGGTGAAGAGCGGAGCGTGAGGAAGAGCCATGGCGGCGGAAGCAAAAGTGAACGAAAATCCTCCTCAACGGCGAAGGCGAGAGAGCGTGCGAGAGGGGCGATGCGCGTAAGCAGGGAGAAGAGGAGGTGGTTGTGACCGGAGGAAGGGAGCAGCCGGCGGCCAACGTCGTTGTCGGTGAGAAGCGTGAAAGGGAAGAAGGCTCCTTTTGTTTCTGTTGGCGGCGACGCAAAACAACGAAACAGCCACCCTACTTGCGGTATGAACAGTGCCCTAAAAAAGGGCGTGACAGTGCACTTACCAAAAGGCCCTCCTCTTTCCCCTAATTTCCTCTTTACCCCTCAGCTATCTCTGTATCAACCCACTTTTCAGTAAAAATTAAGcgataaaatattaattcaatcaaattaattgaatttttaaataataatttatttttattcaattttaattttttaaatcagtAATTTTGAGAATGAAATCATAAATTGAATATAAATCTCTAACGtagttataaaaaggaaaaattaaataaattaatttattcggTTTAAAGAattattgagttttaaaattaagataaacCAAATTAATTGAGATAATCGAtatttacaaaattttaaaataattcaatcaaaatttttaattcaatCCATTTAACATAAATTTTGCTCAGCCCTATTTATCCCTTTATTTTTCTCCTGAAAGCAAAAAGACAGAGGCAAATGGCTTTCTCGCAGTGGTAAATCTAGGAGTTTGTTTACTTGGGAGGATGATTAGAAAAGCGATAGatatttttaaaggaaaaaattcagaagaagaaattaaaatttagtaAGGAACTCGAATTATTAATtcattatataaaatttaattaggaGGAAAACAAAACTCGTTGTCTTTATCTATCGTAGTAAACACGGTAAGATTTGGCTTGAAATCGGGTTGAATGAGGGGTAATATGGCAATTTCAAAAAGTTGGGGAggaatttggaaaaatcaatgAAAACGAGTTTTTTTCGCTGATTAAGTCTGGTGGGTGGCGAATGGAAGAGGGACGATCTGTTTCGATCGCATCTGAGTAAGCGGAAGGAGAGAAAGGGGGAAGAGGATCGTGGTGAGAGCAGGGTcgggggcggcggcggcggcagcagCAGTAGCGATGCAGATCCGGGGATCAGGTCCCCGCCCGCTGCCTAACTCCCGGATCTCTGCCGTCATGTTCGCAATGTTCGCCAGCATGGCTTCCCTCTACGTTGCGGGCCGGTCGGTTCCCTTTTCGGTCCTCTACACTACGTCCGATACatttttctccttttgttttttACTCGAATGCTAGTGTTTTTCCGCTTGTTGGCATCCAAAAATGGCGAATTTTAATCAAAGTTATTCTCTTTTTTGACAGTCTCTGGCAGGATGCGCAGAGCAGGGTTTATCTCATCAAGGAACTGGATCGAAGGACTGGACAGGTTCTTAGATTTTGTTCTTCCGTTAAATGACTAGCTTTGTCATCAAATTCCATCCCCCTACTATTATATTCTAATCTAGCCGAAGTACATCAACTTTTAGGGACAATCTGCTATATCAGTTGATGAGACGCTGAAGTTGGTAGACTGCAGGTGACTTGCTTTCAGATTGCttctctttattattattattatttttgttgattAGAGCCTCTTCTTGAGTAGTAGGGATAAAGGTTTGGGTTAAGATCATGAATATTTTGCTATTCAGACAACAGCACAAAAAGTTAGCGGCTCTGGAGATGGAGCTTGTGGTGGCGAGAAACAAAGGGTTTGTTGGGCAGTACTCTTCGGAGACCAACGGGACTAATTTTTCAAGGAAAAGACTGCTTGTTGTTATAGGAATAGCTACAGGATTTGAACGAAAAAAACAGAGGGACGCAGTTAGAAAGTCATGGCTCGCAACTGGTGCAGTACAATGTTCTTTATTCTACTTATACCTATTCATCGAATTCATGAAATGTATAACTTATTATAAACTCTTTAATCCTATGCAGTTACATACTGATTACTGTTGGTTTCATTGTCTCGGGTTGAAAAATAGATGATCAATGTCCCATGTTTTCTATGAGATAAACTAGGATATATTAGTATGCAAACAGACTGTAAAAGAATTTATATGGAGGATGAATTTTTCCTCTTGCATTCCTCCTTATGGGCAGAATGCTCAAGATTTTTTTCAGAGAATTCATCAACATTTTAGAATACTAAATTTGGGGGCTTTACTCAGTTTTAGATACTTTCATTTATGAGTATCTTCTTGCCATTTGTTCTCAGGTGCAGCAATGAAAAAACTGGAATTAGAAAAAGGTGTGGTAGCACGATTTGTGATAGGACGAAGGTAAATTTCAGACATTGACAATGAAACATGATCATATTTGATGTGTTTTTTATTTGAGATAGTTTTACTCTTCCGCAGTGCAAGTCGTGGAGATAGTGCTGATAGAGAGATTGACAACGAAAATTGGAAGACAAATGATTTTATAATACTTGTATGTTTAAACTGTATTTCAGGTTCATATTTCTAATGTTGTCCTTATCTATCCTTGTTTATGTAGTTCAAAATGTGCCTTTTATGTTTATATTTCATCTTATTTCTGACTCTAAAAATATTACTTTTTTTAGTTGTTTACATGTCTATCAGTTCAACTACAATGGTAAAACAAATCCTGTGATGATATATTAGCACCAAATTTGAAGTTTATTGAGAGGAAACAAAGGATAATGATGATAGATTGATAGTAAGCTTTAAGTGCCACAACCATTCTGCATTCTTTGCGACACAGTTAAAAGTAACTggaatttctattcctcttctaagaATAAGTTGAATTCTATCTTCTTTTTGGATCTTTACTTTATTTCTTCCCTGTGGAATACACTGAGGCAGATGTTTGCTTTTATGCTTCCTGTCAAATGCATATGAAATTAGAAACTGATGGAAACATGATAAAAAAGCTTTTTGTCTTTAACAATATGCTTATCTTTGTTGTGTAATGATGCATCCAGAAACCTGTAAATCTTATTAGATGAAGATTGAAGTTACTAATAATATTAGATTTCTAGAAACCTATAAatcttattaataattttatttattagttcTAGTAAACTCAGTAGGACAATTCTTAGGATACAAGGATATTTTAGGGTCTATCAGAGAGATCCCCTACCAACTTGTCCTTCAAATTTTAATAAAGAAATTGTCTACGGAAGCAAGCAAACTTTCATTTGCAGCATCACCTCTTCCTCAGTATTATGTGGTATCCTCTTTTGGCACTGTAAAATTTTGTATTCTTTGTTGATTATCTTCATTTTACTTATTAACAGCGTTCTATGTGTGGTATCTTGATTTTCTATATGCTTGTTGATGTTACTTTCTTCAATATGTCATTTGCAAAAAATTTCTTGCATAGAACACCAGCTGAAGTATTTTAGCATCTAGCTAAGATGATATCACATCTTCATTTGAATGATTAAACAATTTGTTCTTATCTTCAACAGGATAATCATGTGGAAGCTTCCGAGGAACAACCGAAAAAGACAAAACTATTTCTTGCTCATGCAGCAGAAGCTTGGGATGCTGAGTTCTATGCTAAAATTAATGATGATGTTTATGTTAACATTGGTATGTTTATTGTGAATTGCCTAGATATATCCTTCCAAATCAATTCGACTTAAATAATACTGCTTTTCTCATGCAATAAGATTGACTGAATAACAATTCTGTTTTATTGATTCACTGATCTAGAAGTGTGCAGTTGTAACAAGTATTTTAGATGAGCTATACCGATTCCTCTTGTTGAAAATTCTTTTAGCCCATGATTACTTGGAAGGAGGGGAGAGAGGTGGAGGAGGGAGTAGAATGGGATTTAAAAAACTGATTGCTTGAAATAATGAGATGAGAGGAAGGATATTTTACTTTTGATCTCCTGTTGATTACTTGGACAAAATGGagtgtagaaagaaaaaaaaaatgtcaaaaattTCCTCTTTATAAATTTAAATCCTATCGATCCCTTCTGCTTGTTACTTGGAGAGGAGGTCTTATATGTTTCCTGTGCATTAGAGGATTTCCTCTTCTCTTACATTCCATCTAACAAACTATATTTCAttcttaacttctccctcaatctAACTGGATATATCCTATTATTAACCATAATGAATAGGATGAATGAATCTTCCACCACACAATTAATGTTTCAGTATAGAACAATATCTTCATAGTCCACTGACACACACCAAGATATAGAGCATAACCAATTGTTTATGTCTTCTTAAACTACCTGAAATAACTAGAATCAAGTAAAGCAAAACAACTTATTGTGAACAAGTATTTGAAATAACAAATGTTTGATAACAACAATGTACTGATAATAACAAATGTTTAAAAAAGAAGTCCAATCACAGCAAAGGAATCTCATTGATGCTACAGTTAGCCACATCAATATGCTTGTACCTAGGACTTGATTCTAATTGGAGAAGAGACTTTCAGAATATCCACTACAAACTGTTTGAATTCATTTATTTACTTCAGAGGAGCATGATTAGGTAGCATGACATCTGGACGAGCTCTCTTTTCTAATCCATGTTGTGTTTCCTTTTCAAAATGTAAGTTGTAAATGCATGAAACCATCCCTATCTGTTGTTTCTGTTTTATATCTAATTGTCCAACTGCTGCAAGTGGGTCATTAACCAAAACTGCATTCCATTACTTTTTGATCCTgacattttttcttttatttttggagaGACTGGACAAATGGGAGTTGCAACTAAAGTTCTAGTGTGTTTTGGAAACCATGTCAATGATTCttcattatttttcttcttgtttcaATGCTATATCTACAAATCAGTTGTTTGCATACTGAATAACTTGGTTAGTTGGAAGATTATTCTTTTCTTTCCCTCTGAAGGCCAGTGGTCTGAGGTAGACTAAGAATTATAAACAAACTGTTGTTAATTTGTTTTTCAATGGCTATAATTAACAGTCAACATAGTTGGCTAGCTTCAAGACCTGAATGTTCATGTATGTATCAACATTAACATAGCTCGTTTAATAATAATCTGATTGGTGAAAATTTGTGCTTTTATAGATGCTTTGGGCACAATGCTTGCAGCCCACTTGGACAAACCCCGTGCATATATTGGGTGTATGAAATCTGGCGAAGTTTTCTCTGATAAGTGAGTATTAATAGAGGTCATAGTCTTGTGCTGAAAGTTAGCTTAATTATGTTTATTGATTGCTAATACTATATTCAGGAGTCAGAAGTGGTTTGAACCAGAATGGTGGAAGTTTGGTGAT
Coding sequences:
- the LOC122047917 gene encoding hydroxyproline O-galactosyltransferase HPGT1-like isoform X2, producing MQIRGSGPRPLPNSRISAVMFAMFASMASLYVAGRLWQDAQSRVYLIKELDRRTGQGQSAISVDETLKLVDCRQQHKKLAALEMELVVARNKGFVGQYSSETNGTNFSRKRLLVVIGIATGFERKKQRDAVRKSWLATGAAMKKLELEKGVVARFVIGRSASRGDSADREIDNENWKTNDFIILDNHVEASEEQPKKTKLFLAHAAEAWDAEFYAKINDDVYVNIDALGTMLAAHLDKPRAYIGCMKSGEVFSDKSQKWFEPEWWKFGDGKSCTCNYNSLQEFSDWKGMRGCK
- the LOC122047917 gene encoding hydroxyproline O-galactosyltransferase HPGT1-like isoform X1, with protein sequence MQIRGSGPRPLPNSRISAVMFAMFASMASLYVAGRLWQDAQSRVYLIKELDRRTGQGQSAISVDETLKLVDCRQQHKKLAALEMELVVARNKGFVGQYSSETNGTNFSRKRLLVVIGIATGFERKKQRDAVRKSWLATGAAMKKLELEKGVVARFVIGRSASRGDSADREIDNENWKTNDFIILDNHVEASEEQPKKTKLFLAHAAEAWDAEFYAKINDDVYVNIDALGTMLAAHLDKPRAYIGCMKSGEVFSDKSQKWFEPEWWKFGDGKSYFRHASGEMFVVSRALAKFISINRAILRTYAHDDVSVGSWMIGLNVQHINEGKLCCSSWSSGAVCAAV